The Asterias amurensis chromosome 16, ASM3211899v1 genomic sequence aatcaaggcagactttgcctgttatgcgtaaagtaaaagtaaacacaattgcaaagtacatgtacggaccaagtcgtgagtttgtgtaagtttcaaaaaaacatttttttgtttgtttccggcaatgccgaccaggtgtattgctgctgaatgcagaaaaactctttttgaaatgtaccaactcacgacttggacgtacatgtactttgcacgtgtgtttactatacgcattgcaggcaaagtctgcctcgattgacgtcacaaaaggggtaggcggagtcagccccccaaacaactttatatattttttaaacatataaatcgtgacaaataaatactaaaaaaattgttttggacgtacatgtactttgcacgtgtgtttactatacgcattgcaggcaaagtctgcctcgattgacgtcacaaaacgggtaggcggagtcagccccccaaacaactttatatattttttaaacatataaatcgtgacaaataaatactaaaaaaattgttttattgttcgtaagcatatactcttatgtttgaaagaaagaaacatctatttccaggtgactttaaggctcACAAGCTTTTACATACAAAGGTAAATTctttacattaattttgtgaTGAGTTTTGGTATCGTATTATAAGCTGTTTCAACTTATCTAGTTGgtaaatttattataaaacCAGCTTCAGCCAAATTTCTCCccaaaattaaacattttaaagatgATAGATACAAGATGTACTTTTTAAATCAGTATGATAGTTACCTTTGCttctttaagggaaggtacacgtttggtattacTCAAGACAAaagtcataaaaacttacttggtaacaagtattggagagctgttgatagtataaaacactgtgcgaatcggctccctctgaagtaatgtagattttgagaaagaggttatttctcactcaaataataaaagactgaaatattttttattcctatctaaaaacacacaaattcgttcaacaagtgtgttttttctttcatcattttctcgcaacttcgatgaccaattgagcccaaattttcacaggcttgttattttatgcttatgttggaatacaccaagtgagaagactggtgcattccctttaaagacatgtTAATATTGTTAAAGACATGGCATTATTAAATGAACACCGTTCCTTGgattggtcaagttggtctttgaaaatgcgtttgtaaccgttttttagaaaatgcatatgggtagtaGAAAGAggttgaaaaagtagaatacaatgatccacacaaacatgcctcgaaattgcacggatcttcttttaccttgtcgactaacacggtcggccatttatgggagtaaaatatttgactcccataaatggccgaccgtgttagttcgacttcttaaaggcactgaacactcttttactcaaaataattgtcagcataaaactatattggtaacaagcaatggagagttgttgatactgggtgcgttcgtttagcttccctgggtcacccccggtctgccccggtgtgcgttcgaatagcttttgacgtcattccaggggctcaccaaGGTCAGCCCCCACtgcctgcttgtggagtgggtcacttgggggctagCCTTAAGTtcaggcgcacgcggcacaccggatggcacgcacaaccccaaaaatgtcacgcacgaaaaaagactatcaccgcgagcggcgaagccgcgaagcgcctttactaACTCGTTGGGgagccttatgtttttctttacatttgccaacgattttggtgggagaaaatgtaatgcataatgcattagcgtggtgggttgctggccaataagaagtcacaattacttgcatgacgtcacaagaacgttcgatgcaaattcgttacattttttctcccaccaaaatcgttggcaattaatgtaaagaaaaacataaggcccccaaaacgagttggtaaaggcgctttgcggcttcgccgctcgcggtgatagtaCTTTTTCGTGCGTCacatttttggggctgtgcgtgctatccggtgtgccgcgtgcgccttgactaaaggctacttgggggctggccccaggtaaacgacgtcactacgagagcggtgagtggtcgttcgtttagctcttgtcaggggctcccCCCAGTGCGCACCGCGGGggagacccagggaagctaaacgaacgcacccagtattaaacattgtgtgaaacggctccccctgaagaaTTGAGAAAAAATGGACAAACCCAAATCTTGACCTTGTATAGATACCCGATAGTCAATGGCCAGTTCTGCATTTCCAGACCATTCATAGTTTGTCTTTCGCAATTTGTGAATTACTGTTCTTTCGAGTCAGTGGTACTTCACCAGCTTTGAAAAAGTACATCTTTAAGATGCGATGCAAATCTGTTGCAATTCTTTTATAAATCTTGCAACGAACAGGTGATAAGATGATAAATTAAGAAGGATTACCAGAGGTAATCCCATAAGTGTCTTACATTTTTCATTCTgtgtagaaaaagaaaaaaaaaggaaaaaccggaacgattaaaacaaaaaactgccaTGCAAATCGAGAGAGTGATATTGTGAGGAGAGGGAGAGAAAAGTGGTAGGCTTATTATGAATTATTTGACGGGATCAGAACCCCGGAGAATTATGTGATTATAGCAGGATCAAACTCCTGTGTTCAAAGCAGTCAACGAACCCGaaccaaattaattattatcacaCATTAGCATAATTAAtgtttttcaattgataaaTAAGTATTTTGTAAACATAATGCTTTCTCACTCAATTGGAAGCTACACTGCAAAACCGGGGGTGTtgtcacttaaagacactggacactattggtaattgtcaaagaccagtcttctcactctcaacatatgcataaaataacaaacctgtaaaaatttgagctcgattggtcgtcacagttgcgagataactatgaaagaaaaaacacccttgtcacacgaagttgtgtgctttcagatgcttgatttcgagtcctcaaattcttaatctggggtctcgaaataaaaattcgtgggaaattacttcttcctcaaaaactacgtcacttcagagggagccgttttcacaatgttttatactttcaacctctccccattactttttaccaagtgaggtgttatgctaataattattttgggtaattaccaacagtgtctgcCTTTAATAGATACAAATTCAACCTCGTTAAAACAAAGTGACGAGGGTGGGATTtaacaaagagttgagactatagtcatctcgagttaggatgattTGCTCGTCCTAATtttggactagtcttaagtttcAGTTAAATAtcttataggactagtcctaagttcattgtgaaatcgacctatggatattatcaatatttattcttctttttgtttaacCCATAGTTTCTGTTCTGGAGAGCTTAACAGAGAACGATGGCGAGTTACAAAGCAAACCTAGTACGTATGCGCTCCAGGCTCTCGACGATGATACTGGCAATCCGATTGGCCGATTCAAAAAGGTGACAATGGATACGAGACTTCACCATTGTGGCGCATTGACGTTACTACAGGACGTGGGAAAACACGCGAGAAATGGCGCAGTTTTCGGCTGGTTACCACCACATGACGTCACCGTGAAAGATGTTACTGTTTAGTGAGTAAACAATCTATATATTCAAACcattgtaaatttcttttgaaaataattCCTTCAAACGGTTTTAAAAATGGACCGAAATTTTATTTGGCTAGCTTGTATGGCCTAATAGAACTCTGTGCAATGTACTATTCTATTGGAGTCTATATTCACTATGATTCTTGGCTttcaagttaccagccaaacaatACCGtttcacaagtacaatttgtgactggtatcctgctcaacgcTATACTTAGCAGAACATTACTAAGACGGTATTTTCTGCCGAAATGCACTGGgtatctttggtaattgtcaaagaccatttttcacacttggtgtatccccaactgaagtcttttattatttgagttctgagaaattacctctttctcaaaaactacgttagtcAAAGGGAAccggttttatactatcaacagctctccattgctctttaccaattaagtttttatgctaacaattattttgaagaaaaaaagctaAATCGAGAACCTAAATGTTGGGAACTGttttattaaagatgctatgtcagatttttggcggatttgacccaaaaattttgatttaaaattcaataggtagtatgatgggggtcgagaaagttacaagctttcatttgagccattgctcgaaaaagtccgctaattattagtagcagtgaaataaagtgctcaaaattagtttttgtcgggatcccgacaatatatcacgtgaccaattcttatgtgttttataagaaacgttttaaaaaaaattcatggttcctgaccattaaaagtaaaagttaaacttgttttcgttagagcgggtgatactttttgaaataccattcactcaaaaaaaactatcttttaatttttggggccaaaaatctgacatagcatctttaatggaTAAAGATTATTGTGGAATTAATAGTTTACTGGTAATCGTTTGTAGGCTCCCATGTTTCATCAGCAAAGCTCAATCATACTCGATAACTCATCATTGAACTCATTGCACAGCTCTGTCACTTTATACTTTTGCACACTGCTTGCTTGAGGGCGCACTTCAATTTGTGTGGCCGAAGAATTTAGGTAGATTCCAAGTGCTTGTTCCACTCAAGTTTTCAGGCTGATGAAATAATTGCTCAAGCAGATTTTTTAGCAGGTTTGAAGCAGATTTTTAAGCAGGTTTCTTAGCAGATTGCTAATGTATTTAATGTTTAATTGTGTGAAATGTCGACAATAACCATTATCCCccaggataaaaaaaaaataacagaagcttgcttagcagatctttATACAGACTTTCAGGCAGAAAGCCCTcattgttttacacatttttgtttgtttggagggATTAAATAATATGCACAAATAGTTTGGTTTTTGATCCATTTGTTTTTTCGTTTGATTTCAGCGTCAGAAAATTAACCAGTGAATGATGAGTCATTTGGACTTCAAATCAAGGTAGGGCCCATGCCACACACTAGACATGATTGCCAAATATAAAGTGATAagttcttttaatatttaccaATCTGCATTGATCAACGATGACAGAGGAGAGTTTATTGTCATGAATTCAGTGGATCCAAAATGGCGGAGATATAACGCGTGATGCATTTTGGTCATTATGTTTCGTTTGGAGGCACttggcacgtttggtaattattgtcaaagaccagtattctcacttggtgtatctcaacatatgcatgaaataacaaacctgtggaaatttcggCTCAATTGgtccatcgaagttgcaagagaataatgaaagaaattacACCCAATTGTTACTTTGTtcgcttccagatgcttgaaaAAGGGCTTCAGACGCGAAGTCTTTTAATGTTGTAGTCAggaattgcctctttctcaaaaacaacgtttcttcagagggacaACGTTCTCTCtatcgctcgttaccaagtaatgtttttatGCTGGCAATTTTGTTGAGGAAAAGTTCATTACATTCATTTTGTTTCctgtttttctctctttttcacCCACAGAGGATCGAACTTCTGCTTTGCCGAGGAGTGTTGTTTTAGAGGTACCAACTTTATATCAATCATCAATGTACAGTACTAACTTTACTTCAATCATCCATGTAGAGTACTAACTTTATACCAATCATCAATGTGATACCTTTACCTCAATCATCAATGTAGAGTACTAACTTTATACAAATCATCAATGTGATACCTTTATCTCAATCATCAATGTAGAGCACTAACTTTATATCAATCATCAAGGTGGTACCTTTATCTCAATCATCAATGTAGAGTACTAACTTTACATAAATCATCAAGGTGGTACCTTTATCGCAATTATCAATGTAGATTACTAACTTTATCTCAATAATCATGGTGATACCTTTATCTCAAACATCAATATAGAGTACTAACTTTATATCAATCATCAAGGTGGTACCTTTATCTCAATCGTCAGTGTAGAGTACTAACTTTATATCAACCGTCAAGGTGATACCTTTATCTCAATCATCAATGTAGAGTACTAACTTTATATCAATCACCAAGGTGGTATCTTTATCTCAAGCATCAATGTAGAGTACTAACTTTATATCAATCATCATGGTGATACCTTTATCTCACTCGTCAATGTAGAGTACTAACTTTATATCAATCATCAAGGTGATACCTTTATCTCAATCATCAATGTAGAGTACTAACTTTATATCAATCATCTAGGTGATACCTTTATCTCAATCATCAATGTAGAGTACTAACTTTAGATCAATCATCAAGGTGATACCTTTACCCGTATCATAAATGTAGATTACTAACTTTATATCAATAATGATGGTGATACCTTTATCTCAATCATCAATATAGAGTACTCACTTTATCTCAATAATGATGGTGATACCTTTATCTCAATCATCAATGTAGCCTACTAACCTTATATCAATCATCAAGGTGATACCTTTATCTCAATCATCAATGTAGAGTACTAACTTTACATAAATCTTCATGGTGATACCTTTATCTCAATAATCAATGTAGAGTACTCACTTTATCTCAATAATGATGGCGATACCTTTATCTCAATCATCAATGTAGAGTACTAACTTAATATCAATCATCAAGGTGATACCTTTATCTCAATCATCAATGTAGAGTACTAACTCTCTTCGTGTTATTAAAAagctttgttaaaggcagtggacactaattggttctactcaaaataattgttagcataaaagcttacttggtaaccaccGATGGAGGCAGGTTCGTAAACAgagtccagctggtcattatcaaccgttcacacacccccacgtgacgcgctctccaccaataggaatagcgaaactgtctgaggtatttatgaattcaaaattaagtaatttCTCTATGttacaaaataaatagtttGATCGGCGTTTCACGGCCTAGAAAAATCAGACTttcgcaaaaaaaaataattaagagGTACAACGAGGTACAAGGTTAacctcccacaaatgacgtcaaaacaatgggagacttttgggacgcttggtggcagcagacttaccaggtaaaatccattgttctcggtcatttGCGCACGCTCacaactacgtaaacaatggaaatttacctggtaagtctgctgccacctagcgtcccaaagtctcccattgttacGCAAGCCCTAAACGGCAGAAGTGTATCATCCTCggcttcagcccatgttaactTCCCATACGGAGGACATAATTcattaaaattatttcattcattcattcattcgttcaatggtttattaaaaatctattcaattcgttgccagcagcagaattacatgaactggggtggatttcacaaagttagtcctaacttaggactagtcctaggcaatgctaagagatagcactggtcctaagttaggaccagtaactcatcctaacttaggactggtcctatctctaagcattgcctaggactagtcctaagttaggactacctttgtgaaatccactccagtTACATAGTTAAAAATCTAGTATAACGTGATAGTAATAATTAAAATGGCCTTCAACCTATTACAAACAAAAACGGAGATGTTTATAAAACTGTAATCAGGACTGCAATCAGGGACAAATCCACTTGACCCAAAAAATAAACCCAAGGCACCTAAAATTTACATCTAAAAGATGTACCCCTAAATCCAAAGATTGATTGGTCCGGTGGACAGATTTCCCTCGGACACCGGTTCATTTGGGCATGTATATACAAAGTGAACTACAAGACTTGagattgaatggccgaattttgaattttgaaacgCATGTGTGGCAATTACAAACGCacgaaaattaaattggctgctcattaaTTGCCGAAAATGACCGagaaaacacaaacatgtacttCACTAATAAAAGCGTGTATGGTAAACTTATCTCtgagtgcgttcgattagcttccctgggtcgaccccgcggtgctcactcgggtgagcccctgacgagagctaatcgaacgattacactcgccctctcgtggtgaagtcatgcacctcgggtcacccccaagtgacccactccacaagcagggcactgggggctgaccagggtgagcccctggaatgacgtcaaagctattcgaacgcaccgggggcagaccgcgatcgacccagggaagctaaacgaacgcacccattatggtTTACATAGCATTGGGTATGAATATATTACTTTGATAATAGGCATACCACACTATACAAGGTCAGAATtaacccggattccgggtcctATGGTCCTGACCAATTTCTGGGTCACGCTGACCCTGCTGAcattggttttaaaaaaatgaattttgtttttggcgATGCTTCTAGTGGAATTGCTTCACACTTATGGATTGCAGGATTTATGGACAGGATTGCATGCGTTcatcttttacatttagaaaaTTGTGTATCTGTGTGTCATTCTGCCATgttatggctctttgcaagagtggcaTGGCGGACAAACCGGATGTTTTTTGCACTCTTGAGTAGGCCTATGTTGTATATTGACAGCAAAGCCAAACGCAACGAAACCGTAGAATAACTAAATTAGTCTGCCAGCATTCGTTTAAAGTTCAAAGACCTGAACATTGGAGTTTGTGAAAATGGTAGACCGGGCGCCATTGTTGTCACACCCCTATGGAAGTAGagcaaacacaacaaacattagtcactaaaaaaaaacagaattaaaggaacacgttgccttggattggtcgagttggtctttgataagcgaaccgtttgttataaaatcggtatggttagaaagatgttgtaaaagtagaatacaatgatctacacaaatatgcctcgaaattgcgtggttttcgttttgcctcgtcgacaaacacggtcggccatttatgggatttttgactcccataaatggccgaccgtgttacttcgcgacgtaaaatgaaaaccgtgcaattttgagtgatacttgtgtggatcattatattctactttttaaaatctttctaaccatattcatttcataaaaaacggtttcaaacgcttttcatagaccaactcgtccgatccaaggcaggcTAAACTTTACAATGTATGTCATAGAGGGAAAAGAAACACCGAAAGTGTCCACGATGGTAGATATTCTGattatgaacattattttgttcttacaatgtacatgacTTATATTGTGAGATTGTTCTACATATTATTGTCATAATCATACTTAAATTACTAAGGTAACAAAGCACTAATACTATAATAGAAGATTAAGTCCAAACTCAAGATGTTCCAATGTGTACTCATATAAAACAGTCAAGTATTTCGGTATAGATGAGTCTTAAGTAGTTTCTTGAATTGTCATAGTGTAGTTGCATGGCGAAGATGTGATGTTAATGTGTTATTCCATAGATTTGGAGCAGCAGCAGAAAATGCACGTGACCCAGCTTTAGAGACAGTGCGATGTTCGGCCAAGAGGTTCTCTGAGGAAGAGCGTAGGGATCGTGGTGGGACATAGTACGATTGTAGCATGTCAGATTTGAAACAAGTAGACAAAAAGCTTGAAGTCAATTCTGTTTGTAATAGGAAGCCTGTTAAATATGATATCTTTTGTTTGGGTTAAAAAATAACGGGGATTTGACATTTACTATCGTTGGGAAGCTTACAATGGCCGTGTGGGCAAGGTTTTCTACGGAAGTTCTTGATGCTAATGTTGCATATACAGATGAAGAAGAGCCCCATGATGACACCAACTGCACAAATCCCTACAAGCAGTCGATTCAGGCTACCAAGAACATCGTACAAACTAGAACAGACAAATGTAGatttgttaatatatttttattttcatcattatttattattatttgatgtaACACAATCATCCAAGAGCACGATATCAGCGCCAATAACACGCTGAATAGGAAACGAGAAGTTAATGTTAAGTTTTAGGTATACGAACTCAAGCTACAATCCCGGcaaaaatgcttgggccaccctttCCTGATACAACAGTTCCCTGTGCACTTCCcattcacattcacattcaaaacatttgcccctcgccccccccccgccccccgctcaatgttgactgtcaTTCGGAACACAGTCGGCAcatggaaccaacattgaaagggggcagggtgGCCCAACGAGTTATGGCCGGGATTGTCTGAGTTAATTTAgtaatttttttccttttttttaattagcaGATAATGCTTTTACAGGACTGTTAATATCAAACTACATTGGATATGCGTTTATAACTGAGTAGGGCAGTAATACAGATTTTAAAtcaacaagtattttttttggggtgggtgtgtgggggtggggagggggttTGACTATGATGGGAATTGACAGTCAATTATGTTTTGTTGCGGGAAAAGTCTAAATCACTAGCAAATCAGTAATGATGTTTTGTAGGGTTGGGGAAGGTGGCTAACTGTATTGTGCATTAAcagaaattattatttattgccgAGTACAGCGTGTTAACACAAAAGTACACACACAGGCaacttttgtattttgtgtgtCTCTTTGAGAAGGCGGGGGGGGGTTGCACCATTAGGCCCGTATTATGTTGTCAGGATTAATAAGAAATAAGTAAAATAGTAGTATAAAAAATGCAGTTAGAAAATGAAAGAATGGGTATAagcgattaaaggaacacgttgccttggatcggacgagttggtctataaaaaagcgtttgtaaccgtttgttataaaatgcatatggttggaaagataatttaaaagtagaatacaatggtccacacaagtttgcctcgaaattgcgtggttttccttttactgtgcgaactaacacggtcggccatttatgggagtcaaaagtttgactcccataaatggccgaccgtgttagtcgacgaggtttaaggaaaaccgtgcaatttcgaggcatgtttgtgtggatcattgtattctacttttacagcatctttctacctatatgcatattataacaaacgcttttcaaagaccaactcgacccatccaaggcaacgtgttcctttaagattaatTGCATGGCCAGTAAGCTGATACAAATAAGATTGAAAACAATTCTGCTTTCTCACCATCCTGGAGTCATTTTAGCTTCAACTATGCTTTGTTAAGCGTATCTCTTAGTTATTACACCATGGAGTCGCATACAAATTCAAGCACAGTGATGCTCAGCGTCCATAGACATGATTTCAAGTCCGAGGTGGCTGTTATTCCTCTGTATGAGACACGAAATACGCCCGCAATAGGTCAGGTGTCATGGGCCAAGGTAACAATAGGGCGCTATTTGGGGCAATGCTGTATTTGCTATCAAGATTACTGGAAGCAACGATTGCAGGCTTGGATCAAGTCAACACGGTTCACCGTAGTAAAGGAAATTAATaaattttcttttacattttgGTATAAAGGGTTAACCGTTTGAGtttgtgtaaacaaaatgaatgaggtttttgaataaataacaacagGTTATGTGTTGTTTGTGGACTGTAATGGCATTTtcatgttgaaaaaaaatacatttcccgGTAAAGTTAGCAGTCAAAATGCTATGGTTAACCGTGTGGTGAACCGTCAGACATGAACGCAACCAACTAATTGGACAGGTACATTATTTGTGTGCGCAGGCGCGAGGCACTCGTGCCAGGAATCGTCATCGCGCCTCACAGTAAAAGGCAATGCAGATTTTGGACGGGCTATTTCGGGAGTTACACATGtctttatttatattattttatggaCTTTATACCGAACAACACAAGATGCAAGCCAACTTACATAATTAATTTAGGTGTAACCCATGAATATAGTTATGTTTTATTTGTGAAAGCGAGTAAAGCAAAGTCATGTCAAGGAGTCCATTTCAGCGAGCATGAATATGCAGTGTGAGAAAAGCAGTCgtaaaatattttgcttagcgCCAAAGAGAGGGTAATAAAATTTCGCGTCACACAATGACGCTCGTACGAGTTGCTTAGCGCCATACAGAGGGTATTCAAGTTTACTAATAACACAATGCACTCTCTGTATGACCAAGAGGGTTTGACTTAAGATAATTATAG encodes the following:
- the LOC139948948 gene encoding uncharacterized protein, with protein sequence MVESVGCHRPICVIIYTTVIALSLLPSGYWAAPFPVDTGRKVCDGLPTDLHGGKVSLAGEATKTEDQLMHTQSVNLGRYTPGQHVIVSVLESLTENDGELQSKPSTYALQALDDDTGNPIGRFKKVTMDTRLHHCGALTLLQDVGKHARNGAVFGWLPPHDVTVKDVTVYVRKLTSE